From the Thomasclavelia ramosa DSM 1402 genome, the window AATGCAATGTTCTTTGGTATGTTAACCTTTAGCTTGAAGTATTGTCATGATTGTATTTAACATAGTGATTAGCTTTTTATGATAATATAACTCATTATTGCTGTACAATTAAAAACAGTAGCTTCAATAATTTGAAAAGGATATTGTATTGTGATTGGGGAATTATTAAAATATCACTAGGGATCGATAGTTTGTTTTTTCAACCAGATAATATTACGTAAGTTTCTGTGGCGTCTCGAGTATCTAAAGCACCAAAGACACTATGCAGGATTCGGTAACGAACTGCCTTAATGCTATTTGCACAAAAAGTAATCTAGAACCATTTTCTTTAACTATTAGTTAATCCTTTCATTGAATTGTCCTTTTGATTATTTAATTAATTGTATAAAAAGAATATTATGGTGTTGATTTATATTGGTTAGATAAAATCGTTATTATGGGTAGCCCCAAGATTATACCTTTTATTTTAAGTGAAATATCGTTATAATTAGAGTTAGGTGAAATTATGAAAAAAATTAAAGAAATAGTCGTTGTTGAAGGTAAAACAGACACAGCCTTATTAAAAGAATTATTTGAAGTAGATACGATTGAGACACACGGATTAGCATTGGATCAACAAACATTAGAATTAATTCAAGAAGCAAGTAAAAGTCGAGGAATTATTGTTTTGACAGACCCTGATTTTCCAGGGAAAAAAATTCGTGATCAAATTCAAGCAGTTGTCCCTAACTGTCAACATGCTTTTGTTGCTAAAAAGGATGCTAGAGGTAAGAAGAAATTAGGTATTGCTGAAGCTAATAAAGAAGCTGTGATAGAAGCATTAGAAAATGTAGTTTCTTTTGATGTTAATCGAGAAAGCATTACTTGGAGTGAATTTGTTGCTTTAGATATTATTGGTAATAAGCAAAGAAGATTGATGGTGTATGAGGCATTTAATTTGGGTTATGGGAATGTCAAAACACTTTTTAAACGATTAAATATGGTTGGAATCACTAAAGAACAGGTGTTAGGGAGGTTAAATGATGGATCTAG encodes:
- the rnmV gene encoding ribonuclease M5, which gives rise to MKKIKEIVVVEGKTDTALLKELFEVDTIETHGLALDQQTLELIQEASKSRGIIVLTDPDFPGKKIRDQIQAVVPNCQHAFVAKKDARGKKKLGIAEANKEAVIEALENVVSFDVNRESITWSEFVALDIIGNKQRRLMVYEAFNLGYGNVKTLFKRLNMVGITKEQVLGRLNDGSR